One window from the genome of Rufibacter tibetensis encodes:
- a CDS encoding PA0069 family radical SAM protein, protein MESDASKDRKGTKPFQVNDLAKGRGAQYNPANPFLKNEYVVEHLEGLDEPWEQKSATQFFKEFPKSIVNEVDSPDLGLVYSMNPYQGCEHGCIYCYARNTHAYWGFGAGLDFEQKIIVKQNAPQVLRTQLEHPKWVVRPIMLAGNTDCYQPVEAKEKITRQLLEVLLEYRHPVSLITKNALVLRDLDLLTQLHQHRLLHVNISITTLNEPLRQKLEPRTSTGAKRLQVVRTLAEAGIPVNVMVAPIIPGLNDHEVPAILEASANAGALSAAYTIVRLNGAIGETFEDWVYKAYPDRANKVLDQIKACHGGTLNDSNYGRRMTGEGRWAETIKGLFKVSMNKYFKGRSMPAYDLTAFTPRSGKQLSMF, encoded by the coding sequence ATGGAATCTGATGCTTCAAAAGATAGAAAAGGAACCAAACCGTTCCAGGTAAATGACCTTGCCAAAGGAAGGGGAGCACAGTACAACCCGGCCAATCCCTTCCTGAAAAACGAGTATGTGGTAGAGCACCTGGAGGGGCTTGATGAACCTTGGGAGCAAAAATCTGCCACCCAGTTTTTCAAAGAATTTCCTAAGTCCATTGTCAATGAAGTGGACTCCCCGGACCTTGGGCTGGTCTATTCCATGAACCCTTACCAAGGGTGCGAGCACGGATGCATTTATTGTTATGCCCGCAACACCCATGCGTATTGGGGCTTTGGGGCGGGTTTGGATTTTGAGCAAAAGATCATCGTGAAGCAGAACGCACCGCAGGTTTTACGCACGCAGCTGGAGCATCCCAAATGGGTGGTTCGGCCCATCATGCTGGCAGGCAACACAGATTGCTACCAACCCGTGGAAGCCAAAGAAAAGATTACCCGCCAACTGCTGGAGGTGTTGCTGGAGTACCGGCACCCAGTCAGTCTGATTACCAAAAATGCCCTGGTCTTACGCGACCTGGATTTGCTCACCCAACTGCACCAACACCGCTTGTTGCACGTGAACATTTCCATCACTACCCTTAATGAGCCGCTTCGGCAAAAGCTGGAGCCACGCACCTCCACCGGGGCCAAACGCCTGCAGGTAGTTAGGACCTTGGCCGAGGCAGGGATACCCGTAAATGTTATGGTGGCACCCATCATTCCTGGGTTAAACGACCATGAAGTACCGGCTATTTTGGAGGCCTCTGCCAATGCTGGTGCCCTGTCAGCGGCATACACTATTGTTCGGTTGAACGGAGCCATTGGCGAGACCTTTGAGGATTGGGTTTACAAGGCTTATCCAGACCGGGCAAACAAGGTGCTGGACCAGATAAAAGCTTGCCACGGAGGTACGCTCAATGACAGTAACTATGGAAGAAGAATGACAGGGGAGGGGAGATGGGCCGAAACAATTAAAGGTCTTTTTAAAGTTTCAATGAACAAATACTTCAAAGGCCGGTCTATGCCTGCTTATGACCTTACTGCGTTTACGCCCCGGTCTGGAAAGCAACTTTCAATGTTTTAG
- a CDS encoding STAS domain-containing protein produces MTIKVEEEAQTYILHLCGELDASTCLVVDKEIEVALSKPIEQLWIDCEELNYISSAGLGVIISHLGTFEDRNIHLVLYGMSVHVRNVFELLGLHLLMTIVPSKKEAILQEK; encoded by the coding sequence ATGACTATAAAGGTAGAAGAAGAAGCACAAACCTATATTCTGCACCTCTGCGGCGAGTTGGATGCTTCTACTTGTCTGGTGGTGGACAAAGAGATAGAGGTGGCCCTAAGTAAGCCCATAGAACAGCTATGGATTGATTGTGAGGAGCTGAATTACATCTCTTCCGCAGGGCTGGGCGTAATAATTTCCCATCTGGGCACGTTTGAAGACAGAAACATTCACCTGGTGCTCTACGGAATGAGTGTGCACGTAAGGAATGTGTTTGAATTATTGGGGCTGCACCTGCTCATGACCATTGTTCCCTCTAAAAAAGAGGCCATTTTACAGGAAAAATAA
- a CDS encoding response regulator, protein MIKVILVDDHTLIRDGLKSLLKSERTIQIVGEAENGQQLLELLETVTPDVIMLDLNMPVMDGFETLQHLKQKHPDLKVLVLTMLDQESYVHKVRTSGAMGYVLKTAGRDELVHAIKTVANDNSFISSEVALNLLNKANNPDGGGSTTASKNNPELSKREMEVLKLIAEGYTNAEIADKLFASKRTIESHRQHLIEKTKARNTATLIKYAIQEGLID, encoded by the coding sequence ATGATAAAGGTTATTCTAGTAGATGATCATACATTGATCAGAGATGGGTTGAAGTCTTTACTTAAATCTGAGAGAACCATCCAAATAGTGGGCGAGGCAGAAAATGGCCAACAACTTCTGGAGCTTCTGGAAACTGTCACGCCTGATGTCATCATGTTAGACCTTAACATGCCCGTGATGGATGGTTTTGAAACCCTGCAACACCTTAAGCAGAAACACCCAGACCTAAAGGTTCTGGTTCTAACTATGCTGGACCAGGAAAGCTACGTACACAAAGTTCGTACGTCGGGTGCCATGGGCTACGTGCTTAAAACCGCCGGCAGAGATGAGTTGGTGCATGCCATTAAAACGGTGGCCAATGACAACTCGTTTATCTCCTCTGAGGTGGCTCTTAACCTGTTAAACAAAGCGAATAACCCAGATGGTGGCGGAAGTACAACTGCTTCCAAAAACAACCCAGAACTGTCTAAACGCGAAATGGAAGTTCTGAAGCTTATTGCAGAAGGCTATACAAACGCCGAAATAGCTGATAAACTTTTTGCGAGCAAGCGTACTATTGAATCACATCGCCAGCATTTGATTGAAAAAACCAAAGCCCGCAATACAGCCACCTTGATAAAGTACGCCATTCAAGAAGGTCTGATAGACTAA
- a CDS encoding SCO family protein codes for MKHTLLTLCLGVALATACTSPPEKDQLPILGPREPQVTTVDGKTQVDTLYHSIPDFTFVDQDSQLVTQKTVENKIYVADFFFTSCPSICPKMKSQMLRVYEKYKDNPRVALLSHSIDPTHDTVAVLRDYADRLGVKSKTWHFLTGDRDTILDMAQKHYFTSAMVDKAMPGGFEHSGAFLLVDEQRRLRGHYDGTNAQDIDKLLKDMDVLLAETKAQ; via the coding sequence ATGAAACATACCCTTTTAACCCTTTGCCTTGGGGTAGCCCTGGCAACCGCCTGTACCTCACCCCCTGAAAAAGACCAGTTGCCCATCTTAGGCCCGCGTGAGCCGCAGGTAACCACCGTAGACGGAAAGACCCAGGTTGACACCCTGTATCATTCTATCCCGGATTTCACGTTCGTGGACCAGGACAGTCAGTTGGTTACCCAGAAAACAGTGGAAAACAAAATCTACGTGGCCGATTTCTTTTTCACCTCCTGCCCCTCCATCTGCCCCAAAATGAAGAGCCAGATGCTTAGGGTGTATGAGAAATACAAAGACAACCCACGGGTGGCCTTGCTCTCTCATTCCATTGACCCTACCCATGACACCGTTGCCGTGCTGCGGGATTACGCAGACAGGTTGGGCGTGAAAAGCAAAACCTGGCATTTCCTGACCGGTGACCGTGATACCATCCTGGACATGGCCCAAAAGCATTATTTTACCAGTGCCATGGTAGACAAGGCTATGCCCGGGGGGTTTGAGCACAGTGGAGCTTTCCTGCTGGTAGATGAGCAGCGGCGACTGAGGGGGCATTATGACGGTACCAATGCCCAGGACATAGACAAGCTCCTGAAAGACATGGATGTGCTGCTAGCCGAAACCAAGGCTCAATAG
- a CDS encoding 4Fe-4S binding protein produces the protein MKDYSLALGHSEDPTLTLGERLSMLLVVVGVIVGLIPMAVPAAGLIAVSVGVSMLTAGSLWYFYLRFLRRPHLANTGVWLQKQTSRGWTAWLVAILLTGFYVLLYWFPWVLEGLIRPFDGLSGWMRNKPADHWFLYGAFYTFAVLLMGVRALVKYRHSRYQIIRTISVMFFQLVFAFILPHLMVLFQGPEFYFSYFWPLKYEYLFPGTVANLLKQPIGTGVFLVFWSATLSFVATPILTYFYGKRWYCSWVCGCGGLAETAGDPYRHLADRSRKAWRIEVAVVYPIFGAIILLTILLWVNSYLKGDLLGQFSGGFAQWYGFFIGSIFAGVIGVGFYPLLGNRVWCRFGCPMAAYLGLLQKHFSRFRITTNGGQCISCGNCSTYCEMGIDVRHYAQQGQPIIRAACVGCGMCATVCPRGVLKLENGPREGRYNASQLIHPDNLRILS, from the coding sequence GTGAAAGATTATTCCCTTGCCCTTGGTCATTCTGAAGACCCCACGCTTACCCTAGGTGAACGGCTATCTATGCTGCTGGTGGTGGTTGGGGTGATTGTGGGATTGATCCCGATGGCTGTTCCGGCGGCTGGACTTATAGCGGTAAGTGTAGGAGTAAGTATGCTGACGGCCGGAAGCCTGTGGTACTTCTACCTGCGCTTCCTGCGGAGGCCACACCTGGCCAATACCGGCGTCTGGCTCCAGAAGCAGACCTCGCGTGGGTGGACTGCCTGGCTGGTGGCTATTTTATTGACAGGCTTCTATGTACTCCTGTACTGGTTTCCGTGGGTGCTGGAAGGGTTGATCAGGCCATTTGACGGACTTAGCGGCTGGATGCGGAACAAGCCCGCCGACCACTGGTTTCTGTACGGCGCCTTCTACACGTTTGCCGTCCTGCTAATGGGTGTGCGGGCGCTAGTCAAGTACCGCCATAGCCGTTACCAGATCATCCGGACCATCTCCGTGATGTTTTTTCAGTTGGTGTTCGCGTTTATCCTGCCTCACCTCATGGTGCTGTTTCAAGGACCTGAGTTTTACTTCAGTTATTTCTGGCCCCTCAAATACGAGTACCTGTTTCCTGGCACCGTCGCTAATTTGCTCAAGCAACCCATTGGCACGGGTGTATTTCTGGTGTTCTGGAGTGCCACCTTGTCCTTTGTAGCCACCCCTATTCTTACTTATTTCTATGGGAAGCGCTGGTATTGCAGTTGGGTTTGTGGCTGCGGCGGCCTGGCCGAAACTGCAGGTGACCCTTATCGCCACCTGGCAGACCGTTCCCGGAAAGCCTGGCGAATAGAAGTAGCGGTGGTGTATCCCATCTTTGGGGCTATTATTCTGCTTACTATTCTGCTGTGGGTTAACAGTTACCTGAAAGGCGATCTTCTGGGCCAGTTCTCCGGAGGGTTTGCGCAGTGGTACGGTTTCTTCATAGGCTCTATTTTTGCGGGGGTGATAGGGGTTGGTTTCTACCCGCTATTGGGTAACCGGGTATGGTGTAGGTTTGGGTGCCCTATGGCCGCTTACCTGGGGCTGCTGCAGAAACATTTTTCCCGCTTCCGGATTACCACCAACGGCGGACAATGTATTTCTTGCGGTAACTGCTCTACGTACTGCGAAATGGGCATTGACGTGCGGCATTATGCCCAGCAAGGGCAACCCATAATTAGAGCAGCTTGTGTGGGTTGTGGCATGTGTGCCACCGTTTGCCCCAGAGGTGTACTTAAACTGGAGAATGGTCCGCGCGAAGGCCGCTACAATGCCAGTCAACTGATTCACCCAGACAACCTGCGCATCTTATCTTAA
- a CDS encoding cation diffusion facilitator family transporter, which yields MSTLSPAVKSIRIMALMLGLALVLLSVKFGAYFLTNSNAILTDALESIINFVTGGVALYSVFLAAKPKDQDHPYGHGKIEFISSGLEGSLITLAGVAIIFKSVYNLLHPQPIQKMDVGIVLTLGAGVVNYAAGRYLVHRGTKHHSLTIIANGKHLLSDAYTSLGLVIGLGCIYFTQILWLDSVVAIIFGSFITYTGYGIVRNSISGVMDEADHQLLERIITVLNQRRRENWIDLHNMRVIKYGSMLHIDSHLTLPWYFNLQEGHKEVELLQEIITQEMGDIVELFVHLDPCLPPHSCRLCTKSDCHVREHDFVSRVEWSLENVIEDEKHSL from the coding sequence ATGTCCACCCTCTCCCCGGCGGTAAAGTCTATTCGCATCATGGCCCTAATGCTGGGACTAGCCCTGGTGCTGCTTAGCGTCAAGTTTGGAGCTTATTTCCTTACTAACTCCAACGCTATTTTAACAGATGCGCTGGAGTCTATCATCAATTTTGTAACTGGCGGGGTGGCCTTGTACAGCGTCTTTTTAGCTGCCAAGCCCAAAGACCAGGATCACCCGTATGGGCACGGCAAAATAGAGTTCATTTCTTCTGGCCTGGAAGGCTCCCTTATCACTCTGGCGGGCGTGGCTATCATCTTTAAATCTGTTTACAACCTGCTCCACCCCCAGCCCATCCAGAAAATGGACGTGGGTATTGTGTTAACCTTAGGTGCTGGAGTGGTGAACTATGCCGCTGGAAGGTACCTTGTACACAGAGGCACCAAACACCACTCCCTTACTATCATAGCCAATGGCAAGCACCTTCTTTCAGATGCATACACCAGCCTTGGCCTGGTGATTGGCTTGGGCTGCATCTACTTCACGCAGATTCTTTGGTTAGACTCAGTTGTGGCAATTATATTCGGTTCCTTTATCACCTACACCGGGTACGGCATTGTCCGCAATTCCATCTCGGGTGTCATGGACGAGGCTGACCACCAGCTTCTGGAACGTATCATCACGGTCCTGAACCAGAGGCGGCGCGAAAACTGGATTGACCTGCACAACATGCGGGTGATCAAGTACGGCAGCATGCTGCACATAGACAGCCACCTTACATTGCCTTGGTATTTCAACCTGCAGGAAGGGCACAAAGAAGTAGAGTTGTTACAGGAGATCATTACCCAAGAAATGGGTGACATTGTAGAGCTTTTCGTTCACCTGGACCCCTGTTTGCCCCCGCACAGTTGCCGTCTCTGCACCAAGTCAGATTGCCATGTCCGTGAACACGACTTTGTAAGCAGGGTAGAATGGTCGTTAGAGAATGTCATTGAAGACGAAAAACACTCCTTATAA
- a CDS encoding HD domain-containing protein, with translation MTREEATQILQQYTKSESLLRHARTVELVMRAYAQKLNQDPELWGNTGLLHDADYEAYPDRHPNVVVELLRERGEEEMAHAISGHYSHWGVPHDSLLDKALLGCDEITGFVVACAQVRPQRLSGLEAKSVLKKLKQASFAASVDRNEVRLGAELLEVDLAAHIDFIIQVLQPHAEELQLTPISSEAS, from the coding sequence ATGACCAGAGAAGAAGCAACTCAGATCTTACAACAATACACCAAAAGCGAAAGTCTTTTACGCCATGCCCGCACCGTGGAACTGGTCATGCGCGCCTATGCCCAGAAACTGAACCAAGACCCAGAACTTTGGGGCAATACTGGCCTGCTCCATGATGCCGACTATGAAGCCTACCCAGACCGCCACCCTAATGTAGTAGTAGAACTGCTGCGTGAACGTGGCGAAGAAGAAATGGCCCACGCCATCTCAGGGCACTACAGCCACTGGGGCGTACCCCATGACAGCTTACTAGACAAAGCCCTGCTGGGCTGCGATGAAATAACCGGCTTTGTAGTCGCCTGTGCCCAGGTACGGCCGCAACGCTTGTCTGGCTTAGAAGCCAAGTCTGTCCTGAAGAAACTAAAACAAGCCAGCTTTGCCGCCTCGGTGGACCGCAACGAAGTACGTTTAGGGGCCGAATTACTGGAAGTAGACCTAGCCGCACACATAGACTTTATCATTCAAGTGCTTCAACCCCACGCAGAGGAACTGCAATTGACTCCTATTTCCTCGGAAGCTTCTTGA
- a CDS encoding c-type cytochrome: protein MPWPKISLGLLFLLAFAFAGCFTERGDEGELLYGRHCASCHLENGEGLRGVIPPLVNSDYSEKNRDVLACLIRQGIQGSIIVNGKEYNQAMPGNQQLSEADLTNIINYLHKEFKSPKERVSFGQVREQVKNCP, encoded by the coding sequence ATGCCTTGGCCTAAAATCAGCTTAGGTTTGCTTTTCCTGTTGGCTTTTGCGTTTGCAGGCTGTTTTACAGAAAGAGGCGATGAAGGGGAATTGCTCTACGGCCGTCACTGCGCCAGTTGCCACCTGGAGAACGGCGAGGGATTGCGTGGGGTCATTCCCCCGTTGGTAAACTCAGACTACTCAGAGAAGAACCGTGATGTGCTGGCTTGTTTGATCAGGCAGGGGATTCAAGGATCTATCATAGTAAATGGGAAGGAATACAACCAGGCCATGCCCGGTAACCAGCAGTTGTCTGAGGCAGATCTTACCAACATCATCAATTACCTGCATAAAGAGTTTAAATCACCTAAAGAGCGGGTGTCCTTTGGCCAGGTGCGGGAACAGGTCAAGAATTGCCCATAA
- a CDS encoding sensor histidine kinase, whose protein sequence is MLMTEKEFSGSLLENTPDGIVAFDTQFQVTAWNRAMEKIMSTDRETVMGKSVLSFFPEEKRRYLQLRLSRVFQGHHITTYALPGLSLDRRFKINVVPLTGAEEEVAGVLVILHEITQQIERQHQTAVQDLLVEQHTADNAFPNQKQEERALMTETLHQRLGQYLFAAKLNLEDLLQKTPSKQPAHTPSLTRINHMLEEAIKETRNLGYELLPKPVERYGLRTALQDLAQQLSSEKVWVQCVVSGFEQHVEAQLENSLLGIVQDLLNSTLQNAWVKEVLVQVLDKGHQIIVRVECNGTRTPFFTTEGGSSDLNLSFLQYKVKPLQGTIHVSSTPEDGRVITLLLNRKADPNRSSFTNEAPTTGRHIWV, encoded by the coding sequence ATGTTGATGACGGAAAAGGAGTTCTCGGGAAGTTTGCTGGAAAACACCCCCGATGGAATTGTGGCGTTTGACACCCAGTTTCAGGTAACCGCCTGGAACAGGGCCATGGAAAAGATCATGTCCACTGACCGGGAAACTGTCATGGGCAAATCGGTGCTCTCGTTTTTCCCGGAGGAGAAAAGGCGTTACCTGCAGCTTCGTTTGTCACGGGTGTTTCAGGGCCACCACATCACCACCTATGCTCTTCCTGGCCTTTCCCTTGACCGTCGCTTTAAAATCAACGTGGTGCCCCTAACCGGCGCTGAAGAAGAAGTAGCCGGTGTACTGGTGATTCTTCATGAGATTACCCAGCAGATAGAACGTCAGCACCAAACCGCTGTCCAGGATCTACTTGTTGAACAGCACACTGCAGATAATGCCTTTCCCAATCAAAAGCAGGAAGAACGGGCTCTGATGACCGAGACCTTGCACCAGCGCCTGGGCCAGTATTTGTTTGCGGCCAAGCTGAATTTAGAGGACCTTTTGCAGAAAACGCCTTCAAAACAGCCGGCGCACACTCCTTCGCTCACCCGCATCAATCACATGCTGGAAGAAGCCATCAAAGAAACCAGGAACCTGGGGTATGAGCTACTACCAAAGCCCGTGGAAAGATATGGCCTGCGAACGGCCTTGCAGGACCTGGCGCAGCAACTGTCCTCAGAAAAAGTATGGGTGCAGTGTGTGGTGTCTGGTTTTGAGCAGCACGTAGAAGCCCAACTGGAAAACTCTCTTCTGGGCATTGTGCAAGACCTGTTAAACAGCACCTTACAGAACGCCTGGGTAAAAGAAGTATTGGTACAGGTACTGGACAAAGGACATCAAATCATAGTGCGGGTAGAATGCAATGGAACACGTACGCCTTTCTTCACCACAGAAGGCGGCAGTTCAGACCTGAACCTTTCCTTTCTGCAATACAAAGTAAAACCCCTGCAGGGCACCATTCACGTTTCCTCCACCCCCGAAGACGGAAGAGTCATCACTCTTCTTTTAAACCGAAAAGCAGACCCTAACAGAAGTTCTTTCACCAATGAAGCCCCAACTACCGGAAGGCACATTTGGGTTTAA
- a CDS encoding endonuclease/exonuclease/phosphatase family protein: MGNTNTLSQSRTVAGKKIRRSFLFKLIVFLNIGAAALLILSHISSYVNPSVFWVASLVALAYPGLLLVNLLFILYWLLIKSRALFISVFAVLVGFDNLRGQIQMNLFETRVPANAEKVRVLSFNARLFDLYDWTGHPRTREKIFKMVQEEAPNILCFQEFYTSSKPNRNNLDTLLKLQKATNHHVAYTETLRNSDHWGIATFSTYPVVRKGSILFNEETNNLCIFSDLKIGEDTVRVYNVHFQSNRFKREDYEFLGNPNAKPSNDEKIIASRNIIRRLQVGAVKRARQVKVVADHIESSPYPVIVCGDFNDPPASFTYNKISKGLQDAFVESGWGLGNTFNGLFSVLRIDYLLHDPKLVGTDYKTIRQNLSDHYAIVSDLWLKKSTAKEE, translated from the coding sequence ATGGGGAATACCAACACCCTTTCTCAATCAAGGACTGTGGCAGGGAAGAAAATCAGGCGAAGCTTCTTGTTTAAACTTATCGTGTTTCTAAACATAGGGGCGGCGGCTTTACTGATTCTCTCCCATATTTCTTCCTATGTAAACCCGAGCGTTTTCTGGGTGGCTAGCCTTGTGGCCCTGGCTTACCCTGGCCTGTTGTTGGTGAACCTGCTGTTTATTCTGTACTGGCTCCTGATCAAAAGCAGGGCCTTGTTCATCTCTGTCTTTGCAGTGCTGGTGGGGTTTGACAACCTACGGGGCCAGATCCAAATGAACCTTTTTGAAACCCGGGTGCCGGCTAACGCAGAGAAGGTTCGGGTGCTTAGTTTCAATGCCCGTTTGTTTGATTTGTATGACTGGACCGGCCACCCACGTACCCGAGAAAAAATCTTTAAAATGGTGCAGGAAGAAGCCCCAAACATTCTCTGTTTCCAGGAGTTTTATACCTCATCCAAACCCAACCGCAACAACTTAGACACGCTGCTAAAACTGCAGAAAGCAACCAACCACCATGTGGCCTATACAGAGACGTTGCGCAACAGCGACCATTGGGGAATTGCCACCTTCAGCACGTACCCGGTGGTGCGAAAAGGGAGCATTCTTTTCAATGAGGAAACAAACAACCTATGCATCTTCTCTGACCTGAAAATTGGCGAAGACACCGTGCGGGTGTACAACGTGCACTTCCAGTCTAACCGGTTTAAGCGCGAAGACTACGAGTTCCTGGGCAACCCCAATGCCAAGCCTTCCAACGACGAGAAAATCATTGCTTCCAGAAACATCATCCGGCGGTTGCAGGTAGGAGCGGTGAAGCGTGCGCGGCAGGTAAAAGTGGTGGCAGACCATATTGAAAGCTCTCCTTATCCGGTCATTGTATGTGGTGACTTCAATGACCCCCCTGCGTCCTTCACGTATAATAAAATTAGCAAAGGCCTGCAGGATGCTTTCGTGGAAAGCGGGTGGGGCTTGGGCAATACTTTTAACGGGCTCTTCTCGGTTCTCCGCATTGACTACCTCCTCCATGACCCTAAACTGGTAGGGACAGATTACAAAACCATTCGGCAGAACCTTTCAGACCACTACGCCATCGTAAGTGATTTGTGGTTGAAGAAGTCTACCGCCAAAGAAGAGTAA
- a CDS encoding STAS domain-containing protein: protein MEILTQVTNAGLLVSLKGALDIHSNETVRQQLSIVFQRNTRFLLLDFSGVTEASPAGLRNLLPYVQQIQEQRKELVIFNLKDNIQELITTSGFDSLVTMVDSLETAIKYVNKRNLTKK from the coding sequence ATGGAAATTCTTACGCAGGTTACAAATGCAGGGTTACTGGTTTCTTTGAAGGGAGCACTGGATATCCATTCTAATGAAACGGTGAGGCAACAGTTAAGTATTGTTTTCCAGCGCAATACGCGTTTCCTGCTCCTGGACTTTTCAGGGGTGACAGAGGCCAGTCCGGCGGGGCTTCGCAACCTGCTTCCGTATGTGCAGCAGATTCAGGAACAGAGAAAAGAATTAGTGATTTTTAACCTGAAAGACAACATTCAGGAGTTAATTACCACCTCAGGATTTGACTCTTTAGTAACCATGGTAGATTCTTTAGAAACTGCAATTAAGTATGTAAATAAGAGGAATTTAACAAAGAAATAA
- a CDS encoding NAD(P)/FAD-dependent oxidoreductase, whose amino-acid sequence MSHTVIIGNGITGITAAITLRRQSPQEKITIISSETPYPIARTALMYVYMGQLLPRHLDLYENWFWKENRLELVQARVTAISPEDKTLTLDNGSHLPYTQLLLSTGSTYHRFHLPGLEAEGVQGLYSWQDLEQMQKTTKEVTQAVIAGGGLIGVEMAEMLRTRGIGVTMLVRDAHYWGNNLPPEEATIIARHLQEQGVHLQLHTELAEVLADEDGHVRAILTSTQKEIPCQFVGLAVGVRPAIELAQTAGLDTNIGILVNEHLETSLPYIYAAGDCAQFRNPPPGQPSVEQLWYTGRMQGETVGMTLSGKRTRYARGVWYNSAKFFEVEYQSYGQVPARHPEGTSSLFWQHPSKHQSIRIYFQEETTKVTGFNLLNTRFRQEVCEKWIKENATLETVIPHLGQAAFDAEFHRLPLKELSLVYTQYREQRILS is encoded by the coding sequence ATGTCGCACACTGTGATTATTGGCAACGGCATTACCGGCATCACGGCGGCTATTACGCTGCGACGTCAGTCGCCCCAGGAGAAGATCACCATAATTTCTTCTGAAACCCCCTACCCTATTGCCCGCACTGCACTCATGTACGTTTACATGGGCCAACTGCTTCCGCGCCACCTTGATCTGTATGAAAACTGGTTCTGGAAGGAAAACAGGCTAGAGCTTGTTCAGGCCCGGGTTACCGCCATTTCGCCAGAAGACAAAACCCTCACGCTAGACAACGGCTCCCACCTTCCCTATACCCAGCTTTTGCTTTCCACAGGCTCTACGTACCACCGCTTTCACTTACCCGGCTTAGAGGCAGAAGGCGTGCAGGGGCTGTACAGTTGGCAAGACCTGGAACAGATGCAGAAAACCACCAAGGAAGTTACCCAAGCGGTAATTGCCGGAGGAGGTTTGATTGGAGTGGAGATGGCAGAGATGTTGCGAACCCGCGGCATTGGGGTAACCATGCTGGTGCGGGACGCCCATTACTGGGGCAACAACCTTCCGCCCGAAGAAGCAACTATCATTGCCCGCCACCTGCAGGAGCAGGGCGTTCATCTCCAATTACATACAGAACTAGCCGAAGTACTGGCTGATGAAGACGGGCACGTAAGAGCTATTCTCACTTCCACACAGAAGGAAATCCCTTGTCAGTTTGTGGGGTTGGCTGTTGGGGTAAGGCCTGCTATAGAGTTGGCCCAAACCGCTGGACTGGATACAAATATTGGCATTCTAGTCAATGAGCACCTGGAAACCAGCCTCCCTTACATCTATGCAGCAGGAGACTGTGCCCAGTTCAGGAACCCTCCTCCCGGGCAGCCGTCTGTGGAGCAATTATGGTACACCGGCCGCATGCAGGGCGAAACAGTAGGAATGACCTTAAGCGGCAAAAGAACCAGATACGCCCGCGGGGTATGGTATAACTCCGCCAAATTCTTTGAAGTGGAGTACCAAAGCTACGGCCAGGTACCGGCCAGGCACCCTGAGGGAACTTCCTCGTTGTTCTGGCAGCACCCCTCCAAGCACCAGAGTATCCGTATCTATTTCCAGGAGGAGACCACCAAAGTCACCGGGTTTAATCTTTTAAATACCCGTTTCAGGCAGGAGGTTTGCGAAAAATGGATCAAGGAAAATGCTACCTTAGAGACCGTAATTCCCCATTTGGGCCAGGCGGCTTTTGATGCTGAATTCCACCGGTTACCGCTCAAAGAGCTTTCTCTCGTATATACCCAATATCGTGAACAACGTATCCTTTCTTAA